A window from Cucumis sativus mitochondrion chromosome 1, complete sequence encodes these proteins:
- the rps1 gene encoding ribosomal protein S1, which translates to MFLVDAGPGTPIICMQDEPTGVPINRAARFETHSAVGSLDLVAGESLLKEQILERFFIDLVAGESLLKERAAARLNDYLVGSTDVVAGEPLFLLPRRFRQNRAWMELNKIWQTNQKVKGFIIEKVKGGYSVAIAGFITFLPFRRPLIRQRISNDRFTIKSINPKRTNIILW; encoded by the coding sequence ATGTTCTTGGTGGATGCAGGACCTGGGACCCCCATCATTTGTATGCAAGATGAGCCTACAGGAGTTCCAATCAACCGAGCCGCCAGGTTTGAGACCCACTCCGCGGTGGGATCCCTGGATCTAGTGGCCGGTGAATCACTTCTCAAAGAGCAAATTTTGGAGAGATTCTTCATCGATCTAGTGGCCGGCGAATCACTTCTCAAAGAGCGAGCTGCCGCCAGGTTGAATGATTATTTGGTGGGATCCACAGATGTAGTGGCTGGTGAACCCCTTTTTCTTCTTCCACGAAGATTCAGACAAAACCGAGCTTGGATGGAACTGAACAAGATTTGGCAAACGAATCAAAAAGTCAAAGGCTTTATTATTGAGAAAGTCAAAGGAGGTTATTCAGTAGCCATCGCGGGTTTCATTACTTTTCTTCCATTCCGCCGTCCTCTCATAAGGCAAAGGATATCGAATGATCGATTCACCATTAAGAGCATTAACCCCAAAAGAACGAATATTATATTGTGGTGA
- the atp1 gene encoding ATPase subunit 1 (putative start codon), with product MEFSPGAAELTTFLEGRITNFNTSFQVDEMGRVFSVGDGISRVYGLKEIQAGEMVEFSSGVKGIALNLENENVGIVVFGSDTAIKEGDLVKRTGSIVDVPAGKAMLGRVVDALGVPIDGRGALSDHERRRVEVKAPGIIERKSVHEPMQTGLKAVDSLVPIGRGQRELIIGDRQTGKTAIAIDTILNQKQMNSRAESETLYCVYVAIGQKRSTVAQLVQILSEGNALEYSILVAATASDPAPLQFLAPYSGCAMGEYFRDNGMHALIIYDDLSKQAVAYRQMSLLLRRPPGREAFPGDVFYLHSRLLERAAKRSDQTGAGSLTALPVIETQAGDVSAYIPTNVIPITDGQICLETELFYRGIRPAINVGLSVSRVGSAAQLKAMKQVCGSSKLELAQYREVAAFAQFGSDLDAATQALLNRGARLTEVSKQAQYAPLNIEKEILVIYAAVNGFCDRMPLEKISQYERVIPSRIKPELQQSLLGGLTQEIKIEPDAFLNESAFPFLSV from the coding sequence GTGGAATTCTCTCCCGGAGCAGCGGAACTAACAACTTTCTTAGAAGGTAGAATTACGAACTTCAACACTTCTTTTCAAGTGGATGAGATGGGTCGAGTTTTTTCTGTAGGAGATGGGATTTCTCGAGTTTATGGATTGAAGGAGATTCAAGCTGGGGAAATGGTGGAATTTTCCAGCGGTGTCAAAGGAATAGCCTTAAATCTTGAGAATGAGAATGTAGGGATTGTTGTCTTTGGTAGTGATACCGCTATTAAAGAAGGAGATCTTGTCAAGCGCACTGGATCGATTGTGGATGTTCCTGCGGGAAAGGCTATGCTCGGGCGTGTGGTCGACGCCTTGGGAGTACCTATTGATGGAAGAGGGGCTCTAAGCGATCACGAGCGAAGACGTGTCGAAGTGAAAGCCCCTGGGATTATTGAACGTAAATCAGTGCACGAGCCTATGCAAACAGGGTTAAAAGCGGTGGATAGCCTGGTTCCTATAGGGCGTGGCCAACGAGAACTTATAATCGGGGACCGACAAACTGGAAAAACTGCTATAGCTATCGATACCATATTAAACCAAAAGCAAATGAACTCAAGGGCTGAGAGTGAGACATTGTATTGTGTCTATGTAGCGATTGGACAAAAGCGTTCCACTGTGGCACAATTAGTTCAAATTCTTTCAGAAGGGAATGCTTTGGAATATTCAATTCTTGTAGCAGCCACCGCTTCGGATCCTGCTCCTCTTCAATTTCTGGCCCCATATTCTGGGTGTGCCATGGGGGAATACTTCCGCGATAATGGAATGCACGCATTAATAATCTATGATGATCTTAGTAAACAGGCGGTGGCATATCGACAAATGTCATTATTGTTACGCCGACCACCAGGCCGTGAGGCTTTCCCAGGCGATGTTTTCTATTTACATTCCCGTCTCTTAGAAAGAGCTGCTAAACGATCGGACCAGACAGGTGCAGGTAGCTTGACCGCCTTACCCGTCATTGAAACACAAGCTGGAGACGTATCGGCCTATATTCCCACCAATGTGATCCCTATTACTGATGGACAAATCTGTTTGGAAACTGAGCTCTTTTATCGCGGAATTAGACCTGCTATTAACGTCGGCTTATCCGTCAGTCGTGTCGGGTCTGCCGCTCAGTTGAAAGCTATGAAACAAGTCTGCGGTAGTTCAAAACTTGAATTGGCACAATATCGCGAAGTCGCCGCCTTTGCTCAATTTGGGTCAGACCTTGATGCTGCGACTCAGGCATTACTCAATAGAGGTGCAAGGCTTACAGAAGTCTCGAAACAAGCACAATATGCACCACTGAACATTGAAAAAGAAATTCTAGTCATTTATGCTGCTGTCAATGGATTCTGTGATCGAATGCCACTAGAAAAAATTTCTCAATATGAGAGAGTCATTCCAAGTCGTATAAAACCAGAATTACAACAATCCCTTTTAGGTGGGTTAACTCAAGAAATCAAGATAGAACCAGATGCATTCTTAAATGAAAGCGCTTTTCCTTTCCTTTCAGTATAA
- the nad9 gene encoding NADH dehydrogenase subunit 9, producing the protein MDNQSIYKYSWETVPKKWVKKRERSEHGNRSDTNTDYLFQLLCFLKLHTYTRVQVSIDICGVDYPSRKLRFEVVYNLLSTRYNSRIRVQTSADEVTRISPVVSLFPSAGRWEREVWDMFGVSSINHPDLRRISTDYGFEGHPLRKDLPLSGYVEVRYDDPEKRVVSEPIEMTQEFRYFDFASPWEQRSDG; encoded by the coding sequence ATGGATAACCAATCCATTTATAAATATAGTTGGGAGACAGTCCCCAAGAAATGGGTCAAAAAAAGAGAAAGATCGGAACATGGGAATAGATCGGATACCAATACGGACTACCTATTTCAATTGTTGTGCTTTCTCAAATTGCATACCTATACAAGGGTTCAAGTTTCGATCGATATTTGCGGAGTTGATTATCCCTCTCGAAAACTCAGATTTGAAGTGGTCTATAATTTACTGAGTACTCGGTATAACTCACGCATTCGTGTACAAACCAGTGCAGACGAAGTAACACGAATCTCTCCGGTAGTCAGTCTATTTCCATCAGCCGGCCGGTGGGAGCGAGAAGTTTGGGATATGTTTGGTGTTTCTTCCATCAATCATCCGGATCTACGCCGTATATCAACAGATTATGGTTTCGAGGGTCATCCATTACGAAAAGACCTTCCTCTGAGTGGATATGTGGAAGTACGCTATGATGATCCAGAGAAACGTGTGGTTTCTGAACCCATTGAGATGACCCAAGAATTTCGCTATTTCGATTTTGCTAGTCCTTGGGAACAGCGTAGCGACGGATAA